Proteins from one Drosophila gunungcola strain Sukarami chromosome 2R unlocalized genomic scaffold, Dgunungcola_SK_2 000012F, whole genome shotgun sequence genomic window:
- the LOC128255954 gene encoding LOW QUALITY PROTEIN: protein dopey-1 homolog (The sequence of the model RefSeq protein was modified relative to this genomic sequence to represent the inferred CDS: deleted 1 base in 1 codon; substituted 1 base at 1 genomic stop codon) yields MESADALVEEQKLMAEAKYRTYMTNIDKALRNFEYSSEWADLISALGKLSKAISSNAQYQVIPRRLKIAKRLAQCMHPALPSGVHLKALETYSVIFSKTGPERLATEFIYSAGLFPLLGYAAMNVRPALLAIYETYFVPLGDKLRPALSGFLNGVLPGYDCGLDHFERISTLLKQVCNAVNPMHFYTVLWESVANNAAIRLPAITYLLEHFNKRLDMQEQIYIMGHNREIMMSALCVCLNDSLILVQRNTLEFLLLGFPMHTALLSEDDLVKLVTNGLNTILRRDMSLNRRLFSWLLGSEVAKNSPTYDTLSLDTSNAPLEEEPEPYFVKHSRHILIRALITTLRLSLECAPMDLKPYRIMLSLLDKAEIGSAVLDYVLHDIIRAMYISSGNAEALKSANLLFATFDPAYIWSYMTNMFERACLQASSTQENPQAGEITGKYACEVGSGDPCVMEICVLTEFLLETVSLEMYTETTRVYLPKVFLAITQLLSLHMDHVSSSEITASLKLCMKIVSRVQPMITSPIKLNKVIEQGGGSSSDEKITVHSASETRKVEGAAQGSSLEKSKSDSRLNQLAENSLHGTDPNDEELIRRSASNQSVGRQSPSKKKAKSISRLSELDKDISASDTGQQSSSDLDTPRSIKKLKAKAKVPFIRSPKKQRPKDIVLIQSNVSTEVGDGPSAEEPKSAPPDQSPQFQLDEESRATQQRGFSILEKCIRQYEIFFEVYLAKKLLRIDSEPKECAVRVHLQRTTSTSHTSNLFMAEQVLEHECPVRESQIERLFNLLRVDIVPRSKQLQRLLNRSLPLPASASDLSSDSEAPEDKQQSLLIDGQTQRSVQQLAELQLSLSLRGAVKLAAVLLVEMSTFPNCNKHFVLDKNEPELPNWLKVLCLVACFAQSDKELQVSSITTLFDLISHSTLLTLSALLRSQIEHNTSPGVTFVVMLPLLRFGHVSYMEQYTRVFQLVSSILWDYLGAAGIDPAQIAALLHQLHSCLESGLVETVIGNRMQAQHLLQIQPPSRTDLGRTALRSFQMERLADAQLLCPTESTERLRESQARSFKKFELLWHLGRDKQTTRGFEKTLLKVLDTLALPHYMSERTFVTNWLQASLLRGDLARLTKPLYKILLSASSKRVGIVHMQQLYREADAEATPAFERDVYAISSEQGNVKYHHMETSSGGKKKSPIRNFPKKIFGVTLSGGKANKVSNFVSDKSTVSTCNEAAQDVNTIGLIINPLENANDFDDETDLEEPRIEIPHKETPLEQKLACAMDESEQASQEHPLQHPATESLQYDQDITDHSDSSDFESDSELRETSLEKEDSITVSSSAGVSDDVKRFVGDCESVTEALTQHEKIKSRKTYRLTREKTPGETSLNSLEQKDHDHQSIPDLQADALPADEYFREDKKLGKRKKLLTAGDKKRLSCISKTSTDSNLSGSHAEQPDQEEEVTEPGTESTINVEDKRRNLSLETSKLQPDMQKTLEKGKQNVEILRQNNAAAAAAAAAEEQISLRSSVKSSVSLPDAAHLYHNHLLIYLAIYDTRQTLYALQTLRNIICCDRRTFLCLSITTSFSSASLKQLLVRHRKSISGKGFDGGVGSSEYAQGYRGCMQLELLVTLCLFYARGYFQKESLDAQRQPPMLQDIVNNRRIQLESIELLTLICSELIEIVKGMGRGLANYIADLLARAKLQKVMLHCLNSSVCSYGRKACSNSGSYAEQVLSFNDPQDDQLHADCFQLQLLRLLLAVIRLEHEVHQLRQDTPSAAGEDSAGNASPTRLAEGAAANVKYLPNCLISQQPMFLAAVLGALQQERLRHLHRNWTDLVTSSLNCFSFGSLTNIVISVVHQLCSNLDRLAKMGLPQQRHFPPDYVVSQLEALTILCHYCLLDNTQQTALSHLFNQAYPQTSSSAQSSSTGQLLNSIVHSFRSASESSASAPAPRNPQLQAARNAVLSHLPRIMSSVAAIWDSELGQLRPVRQQLLEFLSPVSLHHGCNFLAAVAVTWQQRGMASNMSGLSIAEQFQRNSTLQACPAQLSLVSLVSSIRVMPMDSFVMTLHHVVRSPPPIHRPPAQLSIEVSSLELFYFYMRSAPAPQLADAWSSLLALIRDGLNLTPPAQFALLMLLNEFVQRCPQMPFQDKKEVRELHDVTSRLVDSLSSVAGSCLEQTTWLRRNLAVKEDTDGLAKDNSVGGGGVQQYSLQAQSVLAAILSNLLDVAYGSQEKDKVVNIVTPLLYNITPYLKNHTARNVPFFYACSALLASLSGYQYTRKAWRKDMLDLLLDNAFFQMHLSCLPFWRMIMDSLMTYDNTTFRELMTRVSLSQAGSLNIFTSRDQEYEQRAMLLKRLAFVIYCSEFDQHNKYMPDIQEQLANSLRLVPMGPSVQAAVFLCFRVLLLRMSPDHVTSLWPIIIAEMVQVFLQMEQELKSESEERNQQLRMPSGIDVSWSSASGASNGYSSQTTMQHWRSVQLEACKLLELGCVLPATKLPHFQMYRWAFVGTEFDVHVEEVGLPNGSLDNLATLPNALYVPHVRRVARLMDMKYTSQSPIQQRPSNRHLMLNFQQLQSLQDLYAFFTTLGISCPQPRNFADTENDVANCLQEIEEVLANDFLEKLPSITTPRXKPAVAHRQTQSQIQASGSQFELKLNLSLGMESAMESGSAGQAARILAAVQAKLTSQNAETSFTQTHSTHSTNNSSNSNKKTNFPFYV; encoded by the exons ATGGAATCCGCGGACGCACTCGTCGAGGAGCAGAAGCTCATGGCCGAGGCCAAGTACCGCACTTACATGACCAACATCGACAAGGCGCTGCGCAATTTCGAGTACTCCAGCGAATGGGCGGATCTCATATCGGCCCTCGGCAAGCTCAGCAAG GCCATATCGAGCAATGCGCAGTACCAGGTCATACCCCGGCGGCTGAAGATAGCCAAGCGTCTGGCCCAATGCATGCATCCCGCCCTGCCCTCCGGGGTGCATCTCAAGGCCCTGGAGACCTACTCGGTGATATTCAGCAAAACAGGGCCGGAGCGCCTGGCCACGGAGTTTATATACAG TGCTGGTTTATTCCCGCTCCTTGGTTACGCGGCCATGAATGTGCGTCCCGCCCTGCTGGCCATCTATGAAACCTACTTCGTGCCCCTGGGTGACAAACTACGGCCCGCTCTGAGCGGATTCCTCAATGGCGTACTTCCCGGCTACGACTGTGGACTGGATCACTTCGAGCGCATTAGCACTCTGCTCAAACAAGTGTGCAATGCCGTCAACCCCATGCACTTCTACACGGTTCTTTGGGAGTCGGTGGCCAACAACGCGGCCATTCGTCTGCCGGCCATCACCTACCTGCTGGAGCACTTCAACAAGCGGCTGGACATGCAGGAGCAGATCTACATAATGGGGCACAACAGGGAGATCATGATGTCGGCCTTGTGTGTCTGCCTGAACGACTCGCTCATCTTGGTGCAGCGCAACACCCTGGAGTTCCTGCTGCTCGGCTTTCCCATGCACACAGCACTACTCAGCGAGGATGACTTGGTGAAACTGGTCACCAACGGGCTCAATACTATCCTGCGCAGAGACATGTCGCTGAACAGGAGACTGTTTAGTTGGCTATTGGGCAGCGAAGTGGCGAAAAACTCGCCAACCTACGACACCCTATCGTTGGACACCTCAAACGCTCCTTTGGAGGAGGAGCCGGAACCATATTTCGTCAAGCACTCGCGGCACATTCTAATCAGAGCATTAATCACCACCCTGCGACTGAGCTTGGAGTGTGCGCCCATGGACCTGAAGCCCTACAGGATCATGCTGTCTCTTCTGGACAAGGCGGAGATTGGCAGTGCCGTACTGGATTACGTGCTTCATGACATTATAAGGGCCATGTACATCTCGAGTGGCAATGCGGAGGCCTTAAAGTCTGCCAACCTGCTGTTTGCCACTTTCGACCCAGCGTACATTTGGAGCTACATGACCAACATGTTTGAGAGAGCCTGCCTGCAGGCAAGCTCCACGCAGGAAAATCCTCAAGCGGGTGAAATAACCGGAAAATACGCATGTGAAGTGGGGTCTGGGGATCCCTGTGTAATGGAGATCTGCGTGCTGACCGAGTTTCTGCTGGAAACAGTTTCTCTGGAGATGTACACAGAGACCACCAGGGTCTATCTCCCGAAGGTGTTCCTGGCCATCACCCAGCTGCTCTCTCTACACATGGATCACGTGAGCAGCAGCGAGATCACCGCTTCGCTCAAGCTCTGCATGAAGATCGTCTCGCGGGTACAGCCCATGATAAC AAGTCCCATAAAACTGAACAAGGTGATAGAGCAGGGCGGTGGCTCATCGTCGGACGAGAAGATCACTGTGCATTCGGCGAGTGAGACCCGAAAAGTAGAGGGCGCAGCGCAGGGGAGTTCCCTAGAGAAGAGCAAATCCGACTCGCGGCTTAATCAGCTTGCAGAGAACTCGCTGCACGGCACGGATCCCAACGACGAGGAGCTTATCCGGCGCTCAGCGTCCAATCAGAGCGTTGGCCGTCAAAGTCCCAGCAAGAAGAAGGCGAAGTCAATTTCCCGACTCTCAGAGTTGGATAAGGAT ATCAGCGCCTCAGACACCGGACAGCAGTCGTCCTCGGATCTCGACACGCCGCGGAGCATTAAGAAGCTGAAGGCCAAAGCCAAGGTGCCCTTCATACGTAGCCCCAAAAAACAGCGACCCAAGGATATAGTACTGATTCAATCAAATGTTTCCACGGAAGTGGGCGATGGACCTAGCGCAGAAGAGCCGAAAAGCGCTCCGCCGGATCAGTCCCCGCAGTTCCAGTTGGATGAGGAGAGCCGGGCCACACAACAGCGCGGGTTCTCTATTCTGGAGAAGTGCATCCGCCAGTACGAGATCTTTTTCGAGGTATATTTGGCTAAAAAACTGCTGCGCATAGATTCGGAGCCTAAGGAGTGCGCAGTGAGGGTTCATCTGCAGCGAACCACCAGCACCAGCCATACCTCCAACCTCTTCATGGCCGAGCAGGTGCTAGAGCACGAATGTCCAGTAAGGGAGTCACAAATCGAGCGGCTGTTTAACCTGCTCCGCGTGGACATTGTGCCGCGCTCCAAGCAGCTGCAGCGCTTGCTCAACCGATCCTTGCCGCTGCCCGCCAGTGCCAGTGACCTGAGCAGCGACAGCGAAGCGCCGGAGGACAAGCAGCAGAGCCTGCTTATCGACGGACAAACCCAGCGCAGTGTCCAGCAGCTGGCCGAGCTCCAGTTGAGCCTCTCGCTGCGTGGTGCCGTCAAACTGGCGGCCGTTCTGCTCGTGGAGATGTCAACCTTTCCCAACTGCAACAAACACTTTGTGCTGGACAAAAACG AGCCTGAGTTGCCCAACTGGTTAAAAGTCCTCTGTTTGGTGGCCTGTTTTGCCCAGAGCGACAAGGAGCTGCAGGTGTCCTCGATAACCACGCTCTTCGATTTGATAAG tcatTCAACTTTATTAACTCTTTCAGCCTTACTGCGCTCCCAAATCGAGCATAACACTAGTCCGGGAGTAACCTTCGTGGTTATGCTGCCGCTTCTAAGGTTTGGACATGTCAGCTACATGGAACAGTACACGCGGGTCTTTCAGTTGGTGAGCTCCATTCTATGGGATTACCTAGGAGCTGCGGGCATAGATCCTGCCCAGATTGCAGCGCTGCTTCATCAGCTGCACAGCTGCTTGGAAAGCGGTCTGGTGGAAACGGTTATCGGGAATCGAATGCAGGCGCAGCACCTGCTCCAAATACAGCCGCCATCCCGTACAGACTTGGGCAGAACTGCCCTTCGCAGCTTCCAAATGGAGCGTTTGGCGGATGCTCAGCTCCTGTGTCCCACC GAATCCACGGAGAGATTGCGAGAGAGCCAGGCCCGAAGCTTTAAGAAGTTCGAACTGTTGTGGCATCTGGGCAGAGACAAGCAGACTACACGCGGATTCGAGAAGACGCTGCTCAAGGTCCTGGACACCCTCGCCTTACCACACTACATGTCCGAGCGCACTTTCGTGACCAACTGGCTGCAGGCGTCGCTCCTCCGTGGCGATCTCGCCCGCCTCACCAAGCCCCTCTACAAGATCCTACTCTCGGCCAGCTCCAAGCGCGTGGGCATCGTCCACATGCAGCAGTTGTACCGCGAAGCGGACGCCGAGGCCACGCCCGCCTTCGAGCGCGATGTGTACGCCATCAGTTCGGAGCAGGGAAATGTCAAATACCACCACATGGAGACCTCCAGCGGCGGCAAGAAGAAGAGTCCCATCAGAAACTTCCCCAAGAAGATCTTTGGCGTCACCTTGAGCGGTGGAAAGGCCAACAAGGTGTCCAATTTCGTAAGCGACAAATCAACTGTTTCCACTTGCAACGAAGCGGCGCAGGATGTGAACACCATCGGCCTGATCATCAATCCACTGGAAAACGCCAACGACTTTGACGACGAAACGGATCTGGAAGAGCCCCGCATTGAGATCCCGCACAAGGAGACGCCGCTGGAGCAGAAACTGGCCTGCGCGATGGACGAGAGTGAGCAAGCTTCGCAGGAGCATCCGCTCCAGCATCCGGCTACTGAGAGTCTCCAATATGATCAGGACATTACCGACCATTCGGACAGCAGTGACTTTGAGTCGGATTCGGAGCTTCGCGAAACCAGCCTGGAGAAGGAGGACAGCATCACGGTCAGTTCCAGTGCTGGTGTTAGTGACGATGTAAAGCGCTTTGTGGGCGACTGTGAAAGTGTCACCGAGGCGTTGACCCAGCACGAAAAGATCAAGAGCCGCAAGACCTATCGGTTGACCAGAGAGAAAACACCGGGGGAGACCAGTCTCAACTCCCTGGAGCAAAAGGACCACGATCATCAGAGCATACCGGACCTCCAGGCAGATGCGCTTCCAGCGGATGAGTACTTCAGAGAGGACAAGAAGCTGGGCAAACGGAAGAAACTGTTGACTGCTGGGGACAAAAAACGGCTCAGCTGCATTTCAAAGACCTCCACAGACAGCAATCTCAGCGGCTCGCACGCGGAGCAGCCAGACCAAGAGGAGGAGGTAACCGAGCCGGGAACTGAGTCCACCATCAATGTAGAGGACAAGCGACGCAACCTTAGTCTGGAAACCAGCAAACTTCAGCCGGACATGCAGAAAACCCTGGAGAAGGGCAAGCAGAATGTGGAGATCCTGCGGCAGAATAACGCAGCTGCAGccgcagcggcggcagcagaaGAGCAGATCAGCCTGCGCAGCTCGGTGAAGAGCAGCGTTTCTCTGCCGGACGCGGCTCACCTGTACCACAACCACCTGCTGATCTACCTGGCTATATACGACACCCGTCAAACCTTGTATGCCCTTCAGACGCTTCGCAACATTATCTGCTGCGATCGCCGCACCTTCCTGTGTCTGTCGATAACCACATCCTTTTCGAGCGCCAGTCTAAAGCAGTTGCTCGTCCGCCATCGCAAGAGCATTTCGGGCAAGGGATTCGACGGCGGGGTGGGCAGCTCCGAGTATGCTCAAGGATATCGGGGCTGCATGCAACTGGAGCTGCTGGTCACGCTCTGTTTGTTCTACGCCCGTGGCTACTTCCAGAAGGAATCGCTGGACGCCCAGCGACAGCCGCCTATGCTGCAGGACATTGTGAACAACCGGCGTATCCAGCTGGAGAGCATCGAGCTGCTGACCCTGATCTGCTCCGAGCTGATAGAGATCGTCAAGGGCATGGGTCGGGGGCTGGCCAACTACATTGCCGATTTGTTGGCCCGCGCCAAGCTGCAGAAGGTAATGCTGCACTGCCTGAACAGCTCCGTGTGCAGCTATGGCCGCAAGGCTTGTTCCAACAGCGGCAGCTATGCGGAGCAAGTGCTGAGCTTCAATGATCCCCAGGACGATCAGTTGCATGCGGACTGCTTCCAGCTCCAGCTGCTGCGTTTGCTGTTGGCTGTCATCCGGCTGGAGCACGAGGTTCACCAGTTGCGGCAGGATACGCCGTCCGCTGCTGGCGAGGATTCGGCGGGAAACGCGTCCCCCACCCGCTTGGCGGAGGGAGCGGCGGCCAATGTGAAGTACCTGCCCAACTGTCTGATTAGCCAGCAGCCCATGTTCTTGGCCGCCGTGCTGGGCGCACTGCAGCAGGAACGCTTGCGCCACTTGCACCGCAACTGGACGGACTTGGTGACCTCCTCGCTCAACTGCTTCTCCTTTGGCTCACTCACGAACATTGTGATCAGCGTGGTGCACCAGCTCTGCAGCAATCTGGACCGCCTGGCCAAGATGGGTCTGCCCCAGCAGCGACACTTCCCGCCCGACTATGTGGTATCTCAGCTCGAGGCGTTAACCATCTTGTGCCACTACTGTTTGCTGGACAACACGCAGCAGACGGCGCTCTCGCACCTGTTTAACCAGGCCTACCCGCAGACCAGTTCCTCGGCGCAGAGTTCCAGCACGGGCCAGTTGCTCAACAGCATTGTGCATTCCTTCCGATCGGCCAGCGAGTCCTCAGCCTCGGCGCCGGCCCCAAGGAACCCCCAATTGCAGGCTGCCCGGAACGCAGTCCTCTCGCATCTGCCGCGGATCATGAGCAGCGTGGCCGCCATCTGGGACAGCGAGCTGGGCCAGTTGCGCCCGGTTCGCCAGCAGCTGCTTGAGTTCCTTTCGCCGGTGTCCCTGCACCACGGCTGCAACTTCCTTGCCGCCGTGGCTGTCACCTGGCAGCAGCGGGGGATGGCCTCGAACATGAGCGGATTGAGCATCGCCGAGCAGTTCCAGAGGAACTCCACGCTGCAGGCGTGTCCTGCCCAGCTTTCGTTGGTTTCCCTGGTCTCCAGCATCCGGGTGATGCCGATGGACTCGTTTGTGATGACGCTGCACCACGTGGTGCGCTCGCCTCCGCCGATCCACCGACCACCTGCCCAGCTCAGCATCGAGGTCAGCTCTCTGGAGCTCTTCTATTTCTACATGAGATCCGCTCCTGCTCCCCAGCTGGCGGATGCCTGGAGCTCACTGCTGGCCCTCATCCGGGACGGTTTGAATCTGACACCGCCGGCGCAGTTCGctttgctgatgctgctgaaCGAGTTTGTGCAGCGCTGCCCGCAGATGCCTTTCCAGGACAAGAAGGAGGTGCGGGAGCTGCACGACGTGACCTCCCGGTTGGTGGACTCCCTTTCCAGCGTGGCTGGATCCTGCCTAGAGCAGACCACCTGGCTGCGTCGCAACCTGGCCGTCAAGGAAGATACCGATGGCCTGGCCAAGGATAACAGCGTGGGTGGCGGCGGAGTGCAGCAATATTCGCTGCAGGCACAGAGCGTGCTGGCCGCCATTCTGTCCAATCTGCTGGACGTGGCCTACGGTTCGCAGGAGAAGGACAAGGTGGTCAACATAGTGACGCCGCTGCTATACAACATCACCCCGTATTTGAAGAACCACACTGCCCGGAACGTACCCTTTTTCTATGCCTGCTCCGCTCTGCTGGCCAGCCTGAGTGGCTACCAGTACACGCGAAAGGCCTGGCGGAAGGACATGCTGGACCTGCTGCTGGACAACGCCTTCTTCCAGATGCACCTCTCATGCCTGCCCTTTTGGCGCATGATCATGGACAGCCTGATGACCTACGACAACACCACCTTCCGGGAACTGATGACCCGCGTCTCGCTCTCGCAGGCTGGCAGCCTGAACATCTTCACGTCGCGGGATCAGGAGTACGAGCAGCGGGCCATGCTGCTCAAGCGGCTCGCCTTCGTTATATACTGCAGCGAGTTCGACCAGCACAACAAGTACATGCCAGACATCCAGG AGCAACTGGCCAACAGTCTGCGACTTGTCCCCATGGGTCCTTCCGTGCAGGCCGCAGTGTTTCTGTGCTTCCGTGTGCTGCTGCTACGCATGTCACCCGACCACGTCACCTCGTTGTGGCCCATAATCATTGCGGAAATGGTGCAAGTGTTTTTGCAAATGGAGCAGGAGCTGAAATCGGAGAGCGAGGAGAGAAA CCAACAGCTGCGCATGCCTTCAGGGATCGATGTGTCTTGGTCCTCTGCTTCTGGAGCTAGCAATGGCTACAGCTCGCAGACTACGATGCAGCATTGGCGATCGGTGCAGTTAGAGGCCTGCAAACTGCTGGAGCTGGGATGCGTGCTGCCGGCCACCAAGCTGCCACATTTCCAGATGTATCGATGGGCCTTCGTGGGCACCGAGTTCGATGTGCACGTGGAGGAGGTGGGCCTGCCCAACGGAAGCCTGGATAACCTGGCCACATTGCCCAACGCGTTGTATGTGCCGCATGTAAGGCGCGTGGCAAGGTTGATGGACATGAAGTACACCAGTCAGTCGCCG ATACAGCAACGTCCCAGCAATAGACACCTGATGCTAAACTTCCAGCAACTGCAATCGCTGCAGGATCTGTACGCCTTCTTCACCACGCTGGGCATTAGTTGCCCCCAGCCGCGTAACTTCGCAGACACGGAGAACGATGTGGCCAACTGCCTGCAGGAGATCGAGGAGGTGCTGGCCAACGATTTCCTGGAGAAGCTGCCCAGCATAACCACGCCAAGATGAAAACCGGCCGTTGCCCACCGGCAGACACAGTCGCAGATCCAAGCGAGTGGGTCGCAATTCGAGCTCAAGCTGAATCTGAGTCTGGGCATGGAGTCTGCCATGGAGTCGGGCAGTGCTGGCCAGGCGGCCCGCATCCTGGCCGCCGTGCAGGCCAAGCTAACCAGCCAAAATGCCGAGACGAGCTTCACGCAGACCCACAGCACCCACAGCACCaataacagcagcaacagcaataagAAGACCAACTTTCCATTTTATGTTTAA